GTTGTTGGTGGAAATGAAAAATCTGTCCTCCGCGTGGGCCCCTGTGTTGTTGAGTCTGGGCGTGATCGCCCATGTGCCTGTTGCATGGGCGCAGAGCGCGACCCAGGACGCCGGGAGCGGGCCGGTCTTCGACGTCATGGAGTACGTGGTTGAAGGCAATTCGGCGCTGTCCGACGGGGTGGTGAGCCAGATCCTGACGCCCTACCTCGGCCCGGGCCGCCGCTTCACGGACATCGAAGCCGCCCGTGAGGCGCTCGAGAAGGCTTACCAGGATGCCGGCTTCCTGTCGGTGGTGGTGAGTTTGCCGGACCAGCGTGTGGACACCGGCGAGGTCAGGCTCGAGGTGACCGAAGCCCGCGTGGAGCAGGTGCGCGTCACGGGGGCGAAGCACCACCTGCCGAGCCGCATCCGTGATGGCGTGCCCAGTCTGGCGGCGGGACAACTGCCTTACTTCCCGGCCGTGCAGGATGAGCTGGCCGAATTGCAGACCCCGGCGCGCCAGATCACGCCGGTGATCGGGGCCAGCGATCAACCCGATCGCATCGACGTCGAGCTGAAGGTCGAAGACAAGCGGCCGGCTCAGGGCTCGGTGGAGCTGAACTCCCGCCAGGCCTACAACACGGAGCGCGGGCGGCTGGAAGCCGTGGCGTCGTACAGCAACCTCTTTCAACGCGGCCACAGCCTCGGCCTGAGCTGGCAGGTGGCGCCGACCCGGCCGAGCGATGCCAACGTTGTCTCGGCGGTGTATGACCTGCCGCTGGGCCGCGCCGACAGCCTCAGCCTGGCCGTGACCAACAGCGCCAGTGACACGCGTGCCGGCACCTCGGTGGGCGGCGTCACGATCACGCGCGGTACCTTCTACAGCCTGCGTTGGCGGCATGAACTGCCGGCGTGGCAATGGCCCGTCAGCCACAGCTGGTCGCTCGGGCTGGACCGCAAGCACAACCGGGATCGCTCGGTGACCGGCTCCGGCTTCTCCACCCAGAAGCCGGCGCTGAAGTACCCGGTGCTCAACCTGGCGTACGACGTGGCCTGGGATCACGGCGGGGGCGACCAGAGCACCGTGCGCACCGCGCTGGCCGGCTCGAGCCGCAGCTGGGCCGGGCGTGAAGTCGACTGCGATGGCCGCCGGCTCGACCAGTTCGAATGCAAGCGCGCGGGCGCCAACCCGGACTTTCTGGTCTGGCGATTCGGCATGACGCACCGCCGCGCGGTGGGTGGCGGCTGGCAGGTCGATCTGAGTGCCGACGCCCAGCTGGCTTCCGGCCCGGTGGCCTCGGGTGAGCAGTTCGCGCTGGGTGGCATCGACAGTGTGCGCGGCTACTACGACTACGAACAGGCCGGTGATCAGGGCTGGAGCCTGCGGGTCGAAGGGGCCAGCCCGCCCTTGTGGCAGTCGGGCAGCTGGCGCCTGGGCTCGCTGGTCTTTGTGGACCGCGGCAGCCTGATGTTGAAGAACGCGCTGGAGGGGCAGCGCGCCCGCGTGCACATGGGCAGCTATGGCCTGGGCTGGCGGCTGAGCAACGGCGAGGGCCTGAATGCCTCGCTGGATGTCGCCATGCCCTTCTACGAAACGGTGCGTGCTGCCTCCAGCGGCGGCGATGAACGCGCCACGCGCCGTGAGCCGCGCTGGGAACTCAGCGTTCGCCAGGCTTTCTGAACGTCTCTCCACAGGTTCCTGCCATGAACAAGCACGTCCATCGTCTGGTGTTCGACCGTCGCCGCAGCATGTGTGTGCCCGCCGCCGAACACGCCCGCAGCGCAGGCAAGTCGGCCAGTGGCCAGTGTCGCGCGCGCCGCGGCGCCCCGTGTCTGGGCGGCGCGGCCGCCGTGGTGCTGGCCGCTTGCGCCTGGGACCCGTTCGGCGCGCATGCGGCGGGGGGCATGCCCCTGTCGACGCTGATCCCCCGCAGCCCCACCGTGATGGCCGACAAGGCGGCAGCGGGGCGCCCGATGGCCAACCTGCCCCAGCGGTTCAGGGACTTCAGCGGCAAGACCCCCGGCAATCCAGTGGACGTCAACCGTTTCCGCATCGACACCACCGACCCCCGCACGATGCGCATCGACCAGTTCGATGACCGCGTCATCATCAACTGGGACACCTTCGACATCGGCCCGGGCTACACCGTGCGCTTCGTTCAGCCCACGGGGGGCTCGGCGCTCAACAACATCTGGGACAACCAGGCCAGCGTGATCCTGGGCCGTATCCAGGCCAATGGCGAGGTGCTGCTGCAGAACCAGAACGGCATCCTGTTCGGCCCGACCGCCCGGGTCGACACCCAGCGCTTTGTGGCCACCGCACTCAAGCTGGCTGACGAAACCTTCCTGAAAGGCATCCGTTCGGCGCAAGGTGGCAGCACGCCCACCTTTGGCGGCACCGACCAGCAGGACCAGGGGTTTGTGTCGGTGGAGCGCGGCGCCGAGATCAAGGCGCTGGCCGGTGGCGACGTGATCCTCGTGGCCCCCCGCGTGTACAACGAGGGCCGCATCGAGACGCCGTCCGGGCAGACCGTGATGGCAGCCGGCCAGAAGGTCTATCTCTTCAGCTCGACCGATGCGGCGCAGCGTGGCCTGTGGGTCACGGTCGATGCGTTCGACCCGCTGGTGACGCCGACCCGCGCCGGCGTGAACACCGTGGAGCAGGCGGCCACGGGCACGTACACCGTGCGCGATGGCGAGACGGTGACCAACGAGACCGGCACCACCGGGCTGGAACAGCGCATCAACGAGGTGGTGGCGGACAAGGGCCGCATCAACCTGGTCGGCATGGTGGTGCGCCAGATGGGCAAGCTGTCGGCCACGACCGCGGTGAAGGGCCAGAACGGCGCCATCCTGCTGCACGCGGTGCAGTCGACCACGGCGAGTGCCGACAACGTCGTCAACGGCAACCTGGGCCAACTGGAGATCGGCGCAGGCAGCGTGACCCGCGTGACACCGAGCGAGGACAGCGCCACGCAGAAAGACGCCGAGACCTTCTACCGGTCCACGGTCGAGCTCTTCGGCAAGGACATCCGCATCGGCGCGGGTGCGCTGGTGGAAGCCGTGTCGGGCAACCTGTCCATCATGGCCGCCGCCACGCAGCAGAACCCGCTGTTCAATGGTGAAGGCACGGCCACGCAGGAAGCCAGCCTCTTCATCGACCGGGATGTGCGGCTCAGTGTGGCCGGCCTGCGGGACGTGGCGTTGCCCATGAGCCGCAACCAGCTCATGCTGAGCCTCTACCAGAACGAGCTGGCCGACACGCCCGTGCAGCGTGGTGGGGTGCTGTATCGCAACCAGGTGTACTTCGATGCCCGCAAGCCGGTCGCCGTGGCCAACGTGAAAGGCGCCTACAACCTGATCGAGCGCACCGCACGTGAGCTGTCCGTTCGCGGCGGCAACCTCCGAGTGGAGGCCGATGGCGCGTTGGTGGTGGCCGATGGCGTGAAGTTCGATGTGTCCGGGGGCAGCAAGCGTTATGACGCGGGGCAACTGTTGACCTCGGTGCTGGGCCGCGGGGCCGGCACGTCGGTGTCGCTGGATCAGGCCCGACCGGATGTGCGCTATGACCGACTCATCAGCCCGGGCCAGCTGAGTGGCGAGGCCGCCCCTTTGTCGCTGGCGTCGACGGCGATACAGCCACGCGAGACCAGCTATGTGGAAGGCGCAGATGCCGGCTGGCTCAGCCTGAAGGGCAGCACGCTTTACATCGGCGCCGAGATCCAGGCCGACGCCGTGGTGGGGCCGCTGCAACTGTGGGGCAACCCCAGCGGAACGACGGTCTCGGCCGCGGACACGACGGTGCGCCTCAACACCAAGGTGTCGACCGAGCTGGGGCGGCTCGCCACCCTGATCGACAAGCCGCACCTGTATGCCGCTGTGCGGCCGCTGGGCGGCCGCGTCGACATCGAGAACACCCAGGGATCGGTGCGCCTGCAGGCAGACACCGCGGGTGGCATGCCCAATCTGCCCGATGAAGACGCGGGTGCAGCGTCGAACTGGTTGGCCGGCTTGGCGACCGAGACCCGCGTGTCGGCCAAGATGCTGCAGAACAGCGGGGCGTCGGCCGTGGCCCTGAAGGCGACCCACACCAGCGACGCGGTGCCGCATGACGTGAACGTGGATGCCGACGTGAAACTGGATCTGGGTGCGTCGGGTTCGTTCCTGGCGGCAAGCCAGGGCGGCGGCACGGTGACGATGGCGGGGCAGGTGCGCGCTGCAGGCGGCACCATCGCGCTGGAAGCCGGTCAGGCGCGCGCCAGTGGCACTGGCGAAGGCAATGCCACTGGCGCCGGCCCGGGGGATGTCGTCGTTGCGTCGACGGCCGTGCTCGATGTGTCGGGCGGGGCGAGCGCCCGCGGCGCGGAGGGCGATGGCGGGCAGATCGCGATCAAGGCCGGCCACAGCGCCTCGGTGGCCGAGGGCGCGCTGCTTGACGTGTCGGCCGCGCTGCTGCGTGGCGCACCGTCGGGCACGGTGAAAGGCGATGCCGGCGGCATCAACCTGCAGGTCAACACCGCCGTGCCGGCAGGCGTGCCAGAAGACACCGTCTCTGGAAAGCTGATCCTGGCTGGCACCCTGCGTGGCTTCGATTTCCGCCGGGGCGGCAAGCTGGCGATTGGTGGTTTGCGGAGCCTCTGGATCGGTGAGCCGACGGCCCAGGTGCCGCAGGCACTGCAAAGCGGACTGCAGATCGCGCCGGCCTTCTTCTCCGAAGGCGGCTTCGGCACGTTCACGCTTCAGACCAAGGGCGACATCGTGGTGGCGGACCACACCCGCATCGCGCCCAGGCTCGTCAACCTGAGCGAGCCGGTGAGCTGGTCGCAGATCAATGTGGGCCGCGCCGGCCCGACGGGCGTGGCCATGGCCGCAGAAACCGAGCGCGTGGTGCTGGACGATGCGCTGCGGCAGCCGGTTTCCATCACGCTGGATGCGTCGGCGTTGAAGGCCGATGTGGCGATGTCGAATCAGCCAACCGGGTTGAACCGGGGCGGCAGCGTCACGCTGGGCGAGGGCGCGGTGATGGACGCCGGGCTTGGCGGCAGCCTCACGCTGCGCGGCAGCTACCGGGTGGACGTGCACGGTGCGCTGGTGGCGCACGGCGGCGACGTGACGGTGGGACTGGGCACCGACACGGTGTTGCACCGCGTGGGCTCGTCGCCCACCAACGCGCTCGAGCTCGACCCGGTGGGCTACCTGCCTGACCAGGCCGTGCAACTGCACGACACCAGCCTGATCGACGTATCGGGCGCGGCCCGGGTGCGCGCCGCCACGGTGGCCGGCCAGACGCGACTTGTCGGCGACGTGCTGGGCGGCGGCACGGTCAGCCTCAACCCGGACGCCCAACGCGGCTGGGTGCTGATGGACGAAGGGGCGGTCATCAACCTGAGCGGTGCACAGGCCGCGTTGCATACGGGGGTGTCGCGTCAGGCCACGACCGTGAGCGCTGCAGCGGGCACGCTCAATGTGTCCTCTCTGTATGGCTTCTACCTGGGCGGCACCTTGATCGCCCACCGCCCGGACGCCAGCGTGGCCGGCGGGCAGTTCAACGCGCGCTCGGTGGCAGGCAGCATCCGCGATTTCCAGCTGCAGCCGGACTCGGTGCCGGGCTCGGCCTTTCCGGAGCAGAGCGTGTCCGAGGTGGGCCGCATCCGGGTGGTGGGCGAAGGGCAGACGGTGTCGACGGACGCCGCCGCGCGCACCTTTGGTGAGAGCCAGGTCTCGGCCTCGGGGCTGCTGGACAGCGGCTTTGATCGCCTGTCCTTCACGGCCAGCGAGCGGGTCGTGCTGGGCCGCGATGCCAACCTGGTCGCGAGACCGGCCGACCGTGCGGGCCATGTGCCATTGCGCTCGGTGGTGCTGGACGCGCCCGTCATCGCCGCAGAGGCCAGTGCTTCCGGCACGCCGAACGCCGTGACGGTACAGGCACACCATGTCAGCATCGGCTCGGCCCGATCGGCCGACCCGGCGTTGGGCATGCAGCCGCCGGGCGCGGCCACGACGGGCACGGCCGCGCTGACGGTGAACGCAGGGCTGATCGACTGGTATGGCACACACGCCTTCCAAGGGTTCGCCAACGTCGCGTTGCGGGCCACGTTGTCTGCCAAGCACGAGGTGGGCGCGCGCCGCAATGGCGAGATCCGGCTCAACGGCCTGGGCGCTGGCACGACGCGGCCGACCGCGGCCCTGTTGTTCGATGGCCACCTCGAACTGCAGGCCGGCAACCTGTACGCCAGCACGCTGACCGATGCCCGCATCGAGGGCACGGCAACGTCCACCCTGCAGACCCTGAATCCCCAGAAGGGCGCCAGCAGCGCGTCGCCGCTGTCTGCCCTGGGGCGCCTCACCCTGGACGCCGGCACGGTGAACCACGCCGGCACGATCGACCAGCCGTTCGGCGACATCCGGATCACCGGAACCCAGGTGGCGCTGCAGGACGGCAGCCGGCTTTCCGTCAGCGGTGAGGGGCTGGTGGTGCCGGTGGGCTTCATGCTGAACGGTCAGCGCTGGCTGTATGGCACCAGCGAGGCCGGCGTTGCCTCTTCTGCGGATGCGAAGGCCGTGCTGGATCTGGTGGACCTGCACAAGGACGTCACGGTCGACTCGCCCAACCTGACGGTGGCATCGAGTTCGCGTATCCAGGCCCAGGCCGGTGGTGACCTGCTGGCGTGGGAGTTCGTCGAAGGCGTGGGCGGCACGAAGGACACCTTCAACCGCGCCGGCGTCTATGCCATTGTTCCGGGCCACACGTACGAGTTTGCCCCCTATGACACGCAGACGGCGCTGACTGCAGCAGCCAACGGGCAGCCCCTGTCTGTCGGTGCGCAGGTGCGGATCACGAGTGCCAACGGGGCCCTGCCACCGGGCACCTACACGCTGTTGCCTGCACGCTATGGGATCCTGCCGGGCGCCGTGCTGGTGTCGACCCGAACGCTGGTGTCGGACCAGCCGCTGGCGACCGGGCTGACACGGCCCGATGGCAGCGTGCTGGTCTCAGGCTTCGAGACGGCCGTGGGCACCAACATCAACGGCGCCAACCGCCGCAACCTCGCGCTGCTGTTGGAACCGGCTGCGACGGCGGCCGCACAGTCACGGGTCGACCGCGTGTCGATCAACGATTTCCTGAGCGCGCAGGAGGGCACGCGACCTGCTTCGGGCGGGCGCGTTTCCCTGCTCTCGACCCAGGCGTTCGACTGGACCGCCAGCTACCAGCTCAAGGGCGGCGAGCTCGACCTCAGCATGGGCCGTTCCCTGGTGGTCGGCCTGGCCGGCACCACCCGGCTGGAGGACGGCGAAGTGCTGGTGTCGGCAGAAGCCTTGTCCCGTACGGAAGCCGACAGCATTCTGCTGGGGGGGCAGCGCGAGGAGGTGAAGGGCGAAACCGTCGTCACCGCCAAGGCCGAGCACATCCGGTTCGATGGCGACGTGTCCACCGGCGAGTTGATCGCGGTGGCCCGGCACAGCATCGATGTGGCTCAAGGGGTGAGCCTCACCGTCGACGAAGGCCAGCACGCCGACACGGATGTGCAACGCGTGGTCCGTGTTCAGGGTGACGGGGCCACGCTGGCCGTCAGCCACAACAAGGGCCTGGACGTGCAGCGTGACCTTGCCTCGGTGGCTGCGGGGGCGCGGCTGGAAGGCCGGCTGAGCATCGCCTCGTCGGTGGCCGCACCCAGCGCGCTGAAGGCAGCGCATGTGGTGATGGACGCGGCGGGCGCGCTGTCGGTGAACCCGGGCACGGCCATCCAGGCCAGGGCCATGAGCGTCGCCGCCGGGCAGATCGCCATTGGCGACGCCACCGCAGACCCCGGTCTGGTGCTGGCCGGCGGCCTGCTTGAGAGCGTCAACGCCGCCGAACGCGCGCAGATGCGCAGCTACGGTGCCATGCAGTTCGCGGCGAATGCGAGCCTGGGCAGCGCGAAGACGGCCCGGTTGACACTCGACGCCCCGGCCCTCGTCGGCCAGGGGGGCGACATCACCGTGCGCGCCGGCGAGGTGGTGCTCCGCAACACCACCGGGCGCGCGGCGCCGGCCGACCTGACCGGCGCCGGGCGACTGCGCCTCGAGGCCACCCCGGCCTTGTCGGATGTCCGCACGGGCGGACTCATCGTCGGGGCCGGGCCGGTGCGCCTGGCGGCCGAGTCGGTCACGCTGGCGAGCCAGGGCGATCTGGTGTTCGACGGCCGCGGCAAGCAGACCAACAGCCTGTCCTCCCAGGGCGACCTGACGCTGAGCGCGGCCCGGGTGACGGCGCTCTCGGGCGGAACGCATCAGGCCCGGGCCGATGGCGTTCTGCGCGTGGAGAAGGCAGCGGGCTCGCGCACGCTGGGTGAGACCACGGGCCTGGGCGCGGCGCTCACCCTGTCCGGCACGCGGGTTGAACAGCACGGCCGCGTGGAGGTGGCTTCGGGCAAACTGGAGATCGAAGGCCGCGGCGCGACCGACAGCGCCCGGACCGTGGTGCTGGGCAAGGGCTCGGTGACCCGTGCCGCGGGGACCGTCGTCCAGGCGGGCCGCACGTGGGCGGCCAGCTCGGCCGGCGGCGATGTGCGCATCCGCGCGGCTTCGGGCGACATCGAGGTGTTGGGTCAGATCGATGTGTCCGCCGGCGGGATCCCCGTGCACGACGGCACCGGCAAGGTGGTGGGCTGGAAGACGGCCTCCGCGTCCGACAGCGCGAAGGCCGCCGGCACGATCGAACTCAGCGCACCCACCGAGACCGGTCGCGTGGTGTTCGGCGCTGACGCCGCCCTGCTGGGCCGTGCCAGCACCGACACGCTCAGTGGCCAGCTGATCGTCGACGCAGGCCGTGTTGCCGAAGCGGCCCAGGCCAGCGCCGCGGCCGGTGTGCGCGGCACGCTGGACCGCCTGGCCGAACTGAGCAACGAAGGGGGAATGCACGGTGCGGTCACGGCCCGCCTGCGCGGTACCGAGGATCAGAGCCTGCACACGGCCATGAAGGCCGTTCGCACGCGCATTTCGGTGGATCAGCGCAGCCTCACGCTGGGCGGCGACGCCCTCATCGACGCCCGGGCGCCGCAAGGCGGGATGGTGCAGTTGTCGGCGCGTGGCCTGACGCTGGAAGAGGGCGCGCGCATCCAGGCCGCGTCGAGCCGAGCCGGCGCACAAGGCGGCGACGTGCTGCTGTCGGCAACCACCGGCACGCGCGTGATCTCGACCGTCGACCCCGACACGGGTGAAACGACCCTGAGCACCGTGACGGACCCCGGTGTGCTGGATCTGCGCGCAGGCGCCACCGTGGACGCTGGGACAGGGCGCATCGTGCTGCGCGCCGAGCGGGACGACAACGAACTGGCCGCCGCAGTGGCGCTCGCCACCGACGCGGCGGCGCAGGCTGGCGAGGGCAGCGATCCGGTGCTGGATGCCGAAGCCATGGCCCGCGCGCTCCGCATGGCGCCGGTGCAAGCCACATTGAAAGCGGGCGAAGTGCTGGTCGAGTCGGCCCGCGTGTACGAACGCAACGACAGCGGCGAGGCCTACACCGGCATCCGCGCGGCAGCCAGCAGCGGCACGCTGCTGGGCCAGCGTGACCTCAGCACGCATGCGGCCGAGTTCCTGGGTTCACGCGATGTGGTGATGCGCTCGCTGGGCCTGTTGGGCCAGGCGCAACTGCGTGCAGGCGTCGAAGTGCGTGCGGCCGGCGATCTGACCGTGTCCAGCGACTGGAACATGTGGCGCGCCGACCGCGCGGACGACCCCACCCTGGCGCCCCTCATGCTGACCCTCCGCGCTGGCGGACACCTGCGCATCCATGGCAGCCTGAGTGACGGCTTCACGACCGCCGCTGCCACGGGCAGCGTCGCATCGGGCGATGCGGCGTCCTTCCGGCTCACGGCCGGCGCGGATCTGAATGCGTCCGACCTGTTGGCCGTGCAGCACGCAGCGACCGAGGCCGACCTCACTGTGGCGGCCGGCAAGGTGGTGCGCACGACGACCGGTTCCATCGAGATGGCCGCTGCGCACGACGTCGTGCTGGCGCCGGGAACCGGCACCACGCCCGTGCAGGGGCTGGTGTATGTCGCGGGGCGCCCAGTCGATCTGCCGGCCGACCAGGTGGCGGCCGCGCCAGACGTGACAGCCATGGGCTACACCCACCGCGGGGGTCGACTGGAGGTCCACGCAGGCCGGAACATCGCGTCTGCCGCCCCGGTTCAGCTGCCGAGCAACTGGCTGCTGCACGCGGGGGTGATGGCCGACGACGGCAGCGTGGGCCTGGGCGCATGGGCCAGCTACCTTCCTGCCTTCCGCCAGGGGCTGGGCTCGTTTGGCGGGGGCAACGTGCACGTCTCTGCGGGCGGCGACATCGTCAACCTCGGCGTCGTGGCGCCCACGTCGGCACGTCATGTGCAGACCTGGGGCACCAGCGCAGAGGGAGAGGCCGTGCCTGGCACCCCCACGCTCGACCTGCGCAATGGCGGTGACGTGACGGTGCAGGCCGGGGGCGACATCCGGGGCGGCATCTACCTGCTGGGCCGGGGTGAAGGCCGGCTGGAAGCAGGCGGCGCCTTCACGACCGGCACCAACGTGAAGCCCGACGTGCCCGGGCAGGGCGCCATCCTCGCCCTGATGGATGGCCACTGGTCGCTGCAGGCACGCACCGGGCTGGAAGTCGCCGCGGTCTACAACCCCACGGCCCTGTCATCGCCCTCGGCCACGCGGATGCCCACCGAAAGTGCGGCCTCCTTCTTCACGTACGGCAGCGACAGCGGCGTGCGGCTGTCCAGCGCCGCGGGTGATGTCGTGTGGAATGCGGAAGGCGCCTTCTCGTCGTTCGAGACGCTGGTGGGCACGGCCACCCGGCCCACCACGGTACAGGGCTACTTCAACTACCTGCATGGCAGTGGCCAACTCATGCCGGCCGCAGACCGCGTGACCCGGTCGCTGGCGGTGAGCAACCGCCTGGCGCAAGTGGCGCCGCCCACCGTGCAGGTCAGCGCCCTGGACGGTGCAGTCAAACTGCTGACATCGGAGCTGTACGCGCTGTGGCTCTTCCCATCCGCCACGGGCAACCTGAGCGTCTATGCGGGCCACGACCTCGCCATCACTGGCGGCAGCCGAGGCGTCATCATGCTGGACGGCGACCCGGCACGCTGGCCGAGCGTCAGCCGCCCTGCCCTGGAAACCGGTTGGACGGACGGTGCCTACGCCACCTTGCGCCCGGCTGAACTCGGCCTGGCGGGTGACAACCGCAAGCTCTCGGTCGACACCCTTTACAGCAGCACCCTGCACCAGAACGATGCCCTGCCCGCCACGCTGTACGCGGGGGGCAGCATCACCACCGACACGCGGCTGACCGTGCCCAAGGCTGCGGTGGTGGAAGCCGGTGGGGACATCGTGGACCTCAGCTTTGCCGGTCAGCATTTCCACGAGACCGACGTCACGCTGATCAAGGCGGGCGGCCGCATCGTGGGACGCGACAACACGCCCAGCGACCGCGACAGCGGCATGATCCAGCTTGCCGGGCCGGGTGAACTGCAGGTCGAAGCCGGGACCGACCTCGACCTGCGCACGGCGGGCGGCATCCAGACCATTGGCAACCTGCCGGGCAGCTACTACGGCATCTCGGCCTTCAACGTCGGCAACGCCGCCTTGCCGGACACCGGGGCCAGCGTGCGCGTCAGCGCGGGCATGAACCGGCGTGTCGACGTGGACGCCCTGATGCAACGCTACCTTGCCTCCGACCCGCAAGCACAGGTGGCGCTGGTGAACCATGTGCGTGGCGTGCTGGCCCTGCCCGCGAGCCAGCTTCCAGATCTAAGCGGCCTCGTGGGCACCGAGTTGCGGACGGCATTGGCATCGGCCTTCCCGGCGGCGCTGCAGTACTACAGGCAGTTCAGTCAGGCTCATCAACTGAGCTTCGCCGAGGCGCTGGTCGACCGCGCATTTGTGGCCCGCTACGT
The genomic region above belongs to Aquabacterium olei and contains:
- a CDS encoding filamentous hemagglutinin N-terminal domain-containing protein translates to MNKHVHRLVFDRRRSMCVPAAEHARSAGKSASGQCRARRGAPCLGGAAAVVLAACAWDPFGAHAAGGMPLSTLIPRSPTVMADKAAAGRPMANLPQRFRDFSGKTPGNPVDVNRFRIDTTDPRTMRIDQFDDRVIINWDTFDIGPGYTVRFVQPTGGSALNNIWDNQASVILGRIQANGEVLLQNQNGILFGPTARVDTQRFVATALKLADETFLKGIRSAQGGSTPTFGGTDQQDQGFVSVERGAEIKALAGGDVILVAPRVYNEGRIETPSGQTVMAAGQKVYLFSSTDAAQRGLWVTVDAFDPLVTPTRAGVNTVEQAATGTYTVRDGETVTNETGTTGLEQRINEVVADKGRINLVGMVVRQMGKLSATTAVKGQNGAILLHAVQSTTASADNVVNGNLGQLEIGAGSVTRVTPSEDSATQKDAETFYRSTVELFGKDIRIGAGALVEAVSGNLSIMAAATQQNPLFNGEGTATQEASLFIDRDVRLSVAGLRDVALPMSRNQLMLSLYQNELADTPVQRGGVLYRNQVYFDARKPVAVANVKGAYNLIERTARELSVRGGNLRVEADGALVVADGVKFDVSGGSKRYDAGQLLTSVLGRGAGTSVSLDQARPDVRYDRLISPGQLSGEAAPLSLASTAIQPRETSYVEGADAGWLSLKGSTLYIGAEIQADAVVGPLQLWGNPSGTTVSAADTTVRLNTKVSTELGRLATLIDKPHLYAAVRPLGGRVDIENTQGSVRLQADTAGGMPNLPDEDAGAASNWLAGLATETRVSAKMLQNSGASAVALKATHTSDAVPHDVNVDADVKLDLGASGSFLAASQGGGTVTMAGQVRAAGGTIALEAGQARASGTGEGNATGAGPGDVVVASTAVLDVSGGASARGAEGDGGQIAIKAGHSASVAEGALLDVSAALLRGAPSGTVKGDAGGINLQVNTAVPAGVPEDTVSGKLILAGTLRGFDFRRGGKLAIGGLRSLWIGEPTAQVPQALQSGLQIAPAFFSEGGFGTFTLQTKGDIVVADHTRIAPRLVNLSEPVSWSQINVGRAGPTGVAMAAETERVVLDDALRQPVSITLDASALKADVAMSNQPTGLNRGGSVTLGEGAVMDAGLGGSLTLRGSYRVDVHGALVAHGGDVTVGLGTDTVLHRVGSSPTNALELDPVGYLPDQAVQLHDTSLIDVSGAARVRAATVAGQTRLVGDVLGGGTVSLNPDAQRGWVLMDEGAVINLSGAQAALHTGVSRQATTVSAAAGTLNVSSLYGFYLGGTLIAHRPDASVAGGQFNARSVAGSIRDFQLQPDSVPGSAFPEQSVSEVGRIRVVGEGQTVSTDAAARTFGESQVSASGLLDSGFDRLSFTASERVVLGRDANLVARPADRAGHVPLRSVVLDAPVIAAEASASGTPNAVTVQAHHVSIGSARSADPALGMQPPGAATTGTAALTVNAGLIDWYGTHAFQGFANVALRATLSAKHEVGARRNGEIRLNGLGAGTTRPTAALLFDGHLELQAGNLYASTLTDARIEGTATSTLQTLNPQKGASSASPLSALGRLTLDAGTVNHAGTIDQPFGDIRITGTQVALQDGSRLSVSGEGLVVPVGFMLNGQRWLYGTSEAGVASSADAKAVLDLVDLHKDVTVDSPNLTVASSSRIQAQAGGDLLAWEFVEGVGGTKDTFNRAGVYAIVPGHTYEFAPYDTQTALTAAANGQPLSVGAQVRITSANGALPPGTYTLLPARYGILPGAVLVSTRTLVSDQPLATGLTRPDGSVLVSGFETAVGTNINGANRRNLALLLEPAATAAAQSRVDRVSINDFLSAQEGTRPASGGRVSLLSTQAFDWTASYQLKGGELDLSMGRSLVVGLAGTTRLEDGEVLVSAEALSRTEADSILLGGQREEVKGETVVTAKAEHIRFDGDVSTGELIAVARHSIDVAQGVSLTVDEGQHADTDVQRVVRVQGDGATLAVSHNKGLDVQRDLASVAAGARLEGRLSIASSVAAPSALKAAHVVMDAAGALSVNPGTAIQARAMSVAAGQIAIGDATADPGLVLAGGLLESVNAAERAQMRSYGAMQFAANASLGSAKTARLTLDAPALVGQGGDITVRAGEVVLRNTTGRAAPADLTGAGRLRLEATPALSDVRTGGLIVGAGPVRLAAESVTLASQGDLVFDGRGKQTNSLSSQGDLTLSAARVTALSGGTHQARADGVLRVEKAAGSRTLGETTGLGAALTLSGTRVEQHGRVEVASGKLEIEGRGATDSARTVVLGKGSVTRAAGTVVQAGRTWAASSAGGDVRIRAASGDIEVLGQIDVSAGGIPVHDGTGKVVGWKTASASDSAKAAGTIELSAPTETGRVVFGADAALLGRASTDTLSGQLIVDAGRVAEAAQASAAAGVRGTLDRLAELSNEGGMHGAVTARLRGTEDQSLHTAMKAVRTRISVDQRSLTLGGDALIDARAPQGGMVQLSARGLTLEEGARIQAASSRAGAQGGDVLLSATTGTRVISTVDPDTGETTLSTVTDPGVLDLRAGATVDAGTGRIVLRAERDDNELAAAVALATDAAAQAGEGSDPVLDAEAMARALRMAPVQATLKAGEVLVESARVYERNDSGEAYTGIRAAASSGTLLGQRDLSTHAAEFLGSRDVVMRSLGLLGQAQLRAGVEVRAAGDLTVSSDWNMWRADRADDPTLAPLMLTLRAGGHLRIHGSLSDGFTTAAATGSVASGDAASFRLTAGADLNASDLLAVQHAATEADLTVAAGKVVRTTTGSIEMAAAHDVVLAPGTGTTPVQGLVYVAGRPVDLPADQVAAAPDVTAMGYTHRGGRLEVHAGRNIASAAPVQLPSNWLLHAGVMADDGSVGLGAWASYLPAFRQGLGSFGGGNVHVSAGGDIVNLGVVAPTSARHVQTWGTSAEGEAVPGTPTLDLRNGGDVTVQAGGDIRGGIYLLGRGEGRLEAGGAFTTGTNVKPDVPGQGAILALMDGHWSLQARTGLEVAAVYNPTALSSPSATRMPTESAASFFTYGSDSGVRLSSAAGDVVWNAEGAFSSFETLVGTATRPTTVQGYFNYLHGSGQLMPAADRVTRSLAVSNRLAQVAPPTVQVSALDGAVKLLTSELYALWLFPSATGNLSVYAGHDLAITGGSRGVIMLDGDPARWPSVSRPALETGWTDGAYATLRPAELGLAGDNRKLSVDTLYSSTLHQNDALPATLYAGGSITTDTRLTVPKAAVVEAGGDIVDLSFAGQHFHETDVTLIKAGGRIVGRDNTPSDRDSGMIQLAGPGELQVEAGTDLDLRTAGGIQTIGNLPGSYYGISAFNVGNAALPDTGASVRVSAGMNRRVDVDALMQRYLASDPQAQVALVNHVRGVLALPASQLPDLSGLVGTELRTALASAFPAALQYYRQFSQAHQLSFAEALVDRAFVARYVAPGQAYADAWAVRASALGLDPARTEGTAFQQFKDEILMGEVRRLGQQAVELADSTDPAENQRRKAQREALWAQVDEATSLAGLGAGFHFDGDINLASSKIHTLADGNLLSGGADLFAPGGQILVGYSSSTPTDRDNAATRGLVAYNGGSIRALADADFQVNTQKAFVVGEGDLVLYSRRGAIDSGRGSNTDVTVPAPVPVVDPLTGAVVFRSPAVTTGSGIGLLKKADGTSRGTVDLFAPIGGVLALDTFIRNESGGDIRVAGPVKGGDNLKGNVKGGAPTVARPSVKVGTKLPGEATSGATQLAEASQAARRKETNGILTVELLSLGDEGVTRGGAPQAGSASPCPPNDPDCAR